The Geitlerinema sp. PCC 9228 genome includes the window ATGCCAAGGTAACGAGGTTGTTGCCTTCTAGAATTGCCAACTGGATGATTGGTAAGGCAACCGGCGTCCGCTTGCACGATTACGGTTGTTCTTTGAAAGCTTATCGTGCCGAGTTGGTGGCGGATATGAATCTTTATGGAGAATTGCACCGCTTTTTACCGGCTTTGGCGTTTATTGAAGGGGCAACCATCGCTGAAATGCCCGTCAAACATTACCCGCGTCGTTTTGGTAGCAGCAAGTACGGCTTGGGGAGAACCTTTCGGGTTTTGATGGATTTGTTGACGGTGTTTTTTATCCAAAAATTCTTAACCCGCCCCATGCACGTATTTGGCTTTTTTGGTGTCATAGGAACCATCGCTGGGGTGGGGATTGGTGCTTATCTATCATTTTTAAAAATATTTCAAGGTCAAGATATTGGCGATCGCCCGTTGCTCATTCTAGCTGTTTTGTTAATGTTGGCTGGCGTTCAGTTATTTAGCTTTGGTTTACTAGCAGAGGTGCTCATGCGTACCTATCACGAGTCTCAAGACAGACCAATTTACCGCATTCGCGAAATTGTTGAACCCGGTTCTAACAAGATTTCAAACCATCAAAAAACAGGGTAAGCATCTGCTACAAATGAAGAAAATGCAAGCTTTGGCGTTTGAATAATGGGTAAAAATCTTTTCACCAATGCGTTCGCCCACA containing:
- a CDS encoding glycosyltransferase family 2 protein translates to MEATTSQNKRDTQVPATVPDVSVVAPIYNEVDSLQQLVEAIATAMQDSSFTYEIVLVDDGSRDGSTDLLRQIAQQRSDLRAVLLRRNYGQTAAMSAGFRTATGKVVVTMDGDLQNDPTDIPHLIEKLEEGYDLVSGWRRERQDAKVTRLLPSRIANWMIGKATGVRLHDYGCSLKAYRAELVADMNLYGELHRFLPALAFIEGATIAEMPVKHYPRRFGSSKYGLGRTFRVLMDLLTVFFIQKFLTRPMHVFGFFGVIGTIAGVGIGAYLSFLKIFQGQDIGDRPLLILAVLLMLAGVQLFSFGLLAEVLMRTYHESQDRPIYRIREIVEPGSNKISNHQKTG